A single region of the Tachyglossus aculeatus isolate mTacAcu1 chromosome X1, mTacAcu1.pri, whole genome shotgun sequence genome encodes:
- the SLC30A6 gene encoding zinc transporter 6 yields the protein MGTIHLFRKTQRSLIGKLSQEFRLVAADRRSWKILLFGAINLLCTGFLLMWCSSTNSIALTAYTYLTIFDLFSLMTCLISYWVMMRKPSPVYSFGFERLEVLAVFASTVLAQLGALFILKESAERFLEQPEIHTGRLLVGTFVALSFNLFTMLSVRNKPFAYVSEAASTSWLQEHVADLSRSVCGIIPGLSSIFLPRMNPFVLIDLAGALALCITYMLIEINNYFAVDTASAIAIALMTFGTMYPMSVYSGKVLLQTTPPHVIGQLDKLIREVSTLDGVLEVRNEHFWTLGFGSLAGSVHVRIRRDANEQMVLAHVTNRLYTLVSTLTVQIFKDDWIRPALVSGPVAANVLSDHHIIPMPPVRVTDEPSPATSTPAKPGSPPPEFSFNTPGKNVNPVVLLNTQSRPYGLGGNHGAAPYGGGFSPGFGIPGVGAAQGSRTGFTNLPNRFGTHARGQPRP from the exons GGGACAATACATCTGTTTCGCAAAACACAAAGATCTCTCATTGGCAAGCTATCGCAAGAATTTAGGCTCGTTGCTGCTGACAGAAGG TCCTGGAAGATTTTACTCTTTGGTGCCATAAATTTACTATGCACCGGATTCTTGCTGATGTGGTGCAGTTCTACAAACAGTATAG CTCTAACTGCATATACGTATCTGACCATATTTGATCTCTTCAG TTTAATGACATGTCTGATAAGCTACTGGGtaatgatgaggaaaccgagcccaGTATATTCATTTGG GTTTGAGAGATTAGAAGTCCTAGCAGTATTTGCTTCTACCGTTCTGGCCCAGCTGGGAGCTCTCTTTATATTAAAAGAAAG CGCCGAACGCTTTTTGGAGCAGCCCGAGATACATAC GGGTCGATTGTTAGTCGGTACTTTTGTGGCTCTCTCCTTCAACTTGTTTACAATGCTTTCCGTTCGGAATAAACCCTTTGCTTATGTCTCtgaag CTGCTAGTACAAGTTGGCTTCAAGAGCATGTCGCGGATCTCAGTAGGAG CGTATGTGGCATCATTCCTGGGCTCAGCAGTATCTTCCTGCCCCGAATGAACCCCTTTGTCTTGATTGATCTCGCCGGGGCGCTTGCCCTCTGCATTACGTACATGCTAATCGAAATTAA TAATTACTTTGCTGTAGACACCGCCTCAGCCATAGCTATTGCTCTGATGACATTTGGTACTATGTACCCCATGAGTGTGTACAGTGGAAAAGTATTACTCCAG ACCACTCCACCTCACGTAATCGGTCAACTGGATAAGCtcatcagagag GTTTCAACCTTGGATGGAGTCTTGGAAGTCCGAAATGAGCACTTTTGGACGCTGGGTTTTGGTTCGCTG GCTGGATCGGTGCACGTGCGGATTCGAAGAGATGCCAACGAGCAGATGGTCCTCGCTCACGTCACCAACCGACTGTACACTCTGGTGTCCACGCTGACCGTTCAGATTTTCAAGGATGACTGGATCAGGCCCGCCCTGGTGTCCGGGCCCGTTGCGGCCAACGTGCTCTCCGATCATCACATCATCCCGATGCCCCCCGTGAGGGTCACCGACGAGCCGAGCCCTGCCACGTCCACTCCGGCGAAGCCCGGTAGCCCTCCTCCGGAATTTTCTTTCAACACCCCGGGGAAAAACGTGAACCCCGTCGTCCTCCTCAACACCCAAAGCAGGCCGTACGGTCTGGGCGGTAACCACGGAGCCGCACCGTACGGTGGTGGCTTCAGTCCGGGATTCGGAATACCGGGAGTGGGGGCCGCCCAGGGATCCAGGACCGGTTTTACAAATCTTCCCAACAGATTCGGAACTCACGCCAGAGGCCAGCCCAGACCGTGA